From a region of the Halolamina sp. CBA1230 genome:
- a CDS encoding nucleoside phosphorylase: MAKQPHLLVGDGDVNEIALIPGDPGRVDRIAAQCENVEEVSQNREYKVVNAEYDGTPLTICSTGIGCPSAAIAIEELHNVGVEIVLRVGTTGALQEQIEIGDMVVATGAAKEEGTSKRYESATYPATPDYDVLSNLVDASEANDEDVHVGPIVSDDAFYNESDEFVADWEEAGLLCIEMEAAAVFSLARRRGMKAGAICTVDGNLVKGTQKGETEDEELPEKAKDNVERAIGIALDAVDAL; encoded by the coding sequence GGGCGATCCGGGCCGCGTCGACCGCATCGCCGCCCAGTGTGAGAACGTCGAGGAGGTCTCCCAGAACCGCGAGTACAAAGTCGTCAACGCGGAGTACGACGGGACGCCGCTGACGATCTGTTCGACGGGGATCGGCTGCCCCTCCGCCGCCATCGCGATCGAGGAGCTGCACAACGTCGGCGTCGAGATCGTCCTCCGCGTGGGGACGACCGGCGCGCTGCAGGAGCAGATCGAAATCGGCGACATGGTCGTCGCCACCGGCGCCGCGAAGGAGGAGGGGACGAGCAAGCGCTACGAGTCCGCGACCTACCCCGCGACGCCGGACTACGACGTGCTCTCGAACCTCGTCGACGCCTCCGAGGCCAACGACGAGGACGTCCACGTCGGCCCGATCGTCTCCGACGACGCGTTCTACAACGAGAGCGACGAGTTCGTCGCCGACTGGGAGGAGGCGGGCCTGCTCTGCATCGAGATGGAGGCCGCCGCGGTGTTCTCGCTGGCCCGCCGCCGCGGGATGAAGGCGGGTGCCATCTGCACCGTCGACGGCAACCTCGTGAAAGGGACGCAGAAGGGCGAGACCGAGGACGAGGAGCTGCCCGAGAAGGCGAAGGACAACGTCGAACGCGCGATCGGGATCGCGCTCGACGCCGTCGACGCGCTCTAG